A single Phoenix dactylifera cultivar Barhee BC4 chromosome 1, palm_55x_up_171113_PBpolish2nd_filt_p, whole genome shotgun sequence DNA region contains:
- the LOC103718464 gene encoding photosystem I reaction center subunit V, chloroplastic-like, with amino-acid sequence MAATLFSTPTFTGLRPLKPTDSSLSFPRRASLALSARPPARSSTRPGLAVKAELNPSLVISLSTGLSLFLGRFVFFNFQRENVAKQGLPEQNGMTHYDAGDTRAKEYVSLLKSNDPVGFNIVDVLAWGSIGHIVAYYILATSSNGYDPKFF; translated from the coding sequence ATGGCCGCCACCCTCTTCTCCACACCCACCTTCACCGGCCTCCGCCCTCTCAAGCCTACCgactcctccctctccttcccccgAAGAGCCAGCCTCGCCCTCTCTGCCCGGCCGCCGGCCCGGTCCAGCACCAGACCCGGTCTAGCGGTGAAGGCCGAGCTGAACCCGTCCCTGGTGATCAGCCTCAGCACCGGTCTGTCCCTCTTCCTGGGCCGGTTCGTGTTCTTCAACTTCCAGAGGGAGAACGTGGCCAAGCAAGGGCTCCCGGAGCAGAACGGGATGACCCATTACGACGCCGGCGACACCCGGGCCAAGGAGTACGTGAGTCTCCTCAAGTCCAACGACCCGGTCGGGTTCAACATAGTCGACGTCCTTGCATGGGGTTCCATCGGCCACATCGTGGCTTACTACATCCTCGCCACCTCCAGCAACGGCTACGATCCCaagttcttctga
- the LOC103718463 gene encoding uncharacterized WD repeat-containing protein C2A9.03-like, giving the protein MSRYQGDDVDEMAEDYEMGDAEDDMDEDFQGRVMGDSDSDDEEYGQSHSKVFDTSSAQARKGRDIQGIPWSSLSITREKYRQTRLEQYKNYENIPNSGESSEKFCKPTEKGGMYYEFRLNTRSVKSTILHFQLRNLVWATSKHDVYLMSHYSVLHWSALTCEKYEVMNVSGHVAPNEKHPGSVLEGFSQTQVSTLAVKDKLLVAGGFQGELICKYLDREGISYCSRTTYDDNAITNAVEIYDSPSGAVHFMASNNDCGVRDFDMEKFQLCKHFRFQWPVNHTSLSPDGKLLVIVGDNPDGLLVDAHTGKTIHELRGHLDYSFASAWNPDGHTFATGNQDKTCRIWDARNLSKSVDVLRGNLGAIRSIRFTSDGQFMAMAEPADFVHIFDVRSGYNKRQELDFFGEISGMSFSPDTEALFVGVWDRTYGSLLQYSRLRNYSYLDSLL; this is encoded by the exons ATGTCTCGGTACCAAGGTGATGATGTTGATGAGATGGCAGAGGATTATGAAATGGGGGATGCAGAGGATGACATGGATGAAGATTTTCAAGGAAGAGTGATGGGTGATTCAGATTCTGATGATGAAGAATATGGCCAATCT CATAGTAAGGTATTTGACACTTCATCAGCACAAGCAAGGAAAGGAAGGGATATCCAAGGAATACCGTGGAGTAGCTTAAGCATCACAAGGGAGAAGTACAGACAAACCAGATTAGAACAATACAAGAATTATGAGAACATTCCAAATTCTGGCGAATCATCAGAAAAG TTTTGCAAACCAACTGAGAAAGGGGGCATGTATTATGAGTTTCGACTTAATACAAGATCAGTGAAATCAACTATCCTCCATTTTCAG CTGAGAAATCTGGTCTGGGCTACATCAAAGCATGATGTCTATCTAATGTCACACTATTCTGTGCTCCATTGGTCAGCGTTAACTTGTGAGAAGTATGAGGTTATGAATGTCTCAGGACATGTGGCACCAAATGAG AAACACCCTGGAAGTGTATTAGAAGGATTTTCTCAGACTCAAGTTAGCACATTGGCAGTAAAAGATAAGTTACTTGTAGCGGGTGGATTTCAAGGGGAACTTATTTGTAAA TATTTAGATCGAGAAGGAATAAGCTATTGTTCCCGGACAACTTATGATGACAATGCAATCACTAATGCTGTGGAGATTTACGACAGTCCCAG TGGCGCTGTTCACTTCATGGCTTCAAATAATGACTGTGGAGTTCGTGACTTTGACATGGAGAAGTTTCAGCTTTGCAAGCATTTCCGTTTCCAATGGCCGGTCAAT CATACATCACTTAGTCCTGATGGGAAGCTTCTTGTTATTGTGGGTGACAACCCTGACGGACTACTGGTTGATGCTCATACCGGAAAG ACTATCCATGAATTGCGTGGTCACCTGGACTACTCGTTTGCATCGGCATGGAATCCTGATGGTCACACATTTGCCACTGGTAACCAGGATAAGACCTGTCGGATTTGGGATGCAAGGAACCTCTCAAAATCTGTGGATGTACTGAGAGGGAACCTTGGAGCCATAAGATCAATCCGCTTCACATCTGATGGTCAGTTCATGGCGATGGCAGAGCCTGCAGACTTTGTTCACATCTTTGATGTTAGAAGTGGGTACAACAAGCGACAGGAGCTGGACTTCTTTGGTGAAATCTCAGGCATGTCGTTCAGTCCTGACACCGAGGCTCTTTTTGTTGGTGTGTGGGATCGCACCTATGGCAGTCTCCTTCAGTACAGCCGCCTCCGGAACTACTCGTACCTTGACTCACTACTTTGA